The Vidua macroura isolate BioBank_ID:100142 chromosome 9, ASM2450914v1, whole genome shotgun sequence genome has a window encoding:
- the CNN3 gene encoding calponin-3, giving the protein MTHFNKGPSYGLSAEVKNKIALKYDPQIEEDLRNWIEEVTGLSIGANFQLGLKDGIILCELINKLQPGSVKKINQSKLNWHQLENIGNFIKAIQVYGMKPHDIFEANDLFENGNMTQVQTTLVALAGLAKTKGFHTTIDIGVKYAEKQARSFDAGKLKAGQSVIGLQMGTNKCASQAGMTAYGTRRHLYDPKMQTDKPFDQTTISLQMGTNKGASQAGMLAPGTRRDIYDQKHILQPVDNSTISLQMGTNKVASQKGMSVYGLGRQVYDPKYCAAPTEPVIHNGSQGTGTNGSEISDSDYQAEYPDDYHGEYQDDYQRDYHGQYSDQGIDY; this is encoded by the exons ATGACCCACTTCAACAAGGGGCCCTCCTACGGGCTCTCCGCCGAGGTCAAGAACAAG ATTGCCCTGAAATATGACCCCCAGATAGAAGAAGATCTGCGTAACTGGATAGAAGAGGTTACAGGGCTGAGTATTGGTGCAAACTTTCAGCTGGGATTAAAAGATGGCATAATCTTATGCGA GCTTATAAATAAGCTGCAGCCAGgatcagtgaagaaaattaatcaaTCAAAACTAAATTGGCAccag cTGGAGAACATTGGGAATTTTATCAAAGCCATCCAAGTCTACGGCATGAAGCCACATGACATTTTTGAAGCAAATGAtctttttgaaaatggaaatatgaCTCAAGTACAGACTACTCTAGTGGCACTGGCAGGTCTG GCAAAAACTAAAGGTTTTCATACTACAATTGATATTGGTGTCAAATATGCAGAGAAACAAGCACGAAGTTTTGATGCAGGAAAACTAAAAGCTGGTCAAAGTGTAATTGGTCTGCAG ATGGGCACCAACAAGTGTGCCAGTCAGGCAGGCATGACTGCTTATGGAACTAGAAGACACCTCTATGatccaaaaatgcaaactgaTAAGCCATTTGACCAGACAACGATTAGCCTACAGATGGGCACTAACAAAGGAGCCAGTCAG GCTGGTATGCTGGCACCAGGTACCAGGAGAGACATCTACGATCAGAAGCACATATTACAGCCTGTGGATAACTCAACTATTTCGTTACAAATGGGTACCAACAAAGTAGCTTCACAGAAGGGAATGAGTGTGTATGGGCTTGGACGGCAAGTGTATGACCCCAAGTACTGTGCTGCACCCACAGAACCGGTCATTCATAACGGCAGCCAAGGAACAGGAACTAACGGGTCAGAAATCAGCGATAGCGATTATCAGGCAGAGTACCCAGATGACTACCACGGAGAGTACCAAGATGACTATCAAAGAGATTACCATGGTCAGTACAGTGACCAGGGCATTGATTACTAG